A window of Adhaeribacter arboris genomic DNA:
GGCAACAAGTTAGCTTATTGAAAGCTTATTTACTGCAACAGGGAGTGGCGCCAACTACTGTAGAACAAGGTACCTCCCATATAATCCACGATATTAACTATATTACCGAAGACCGATTGCAAGAATTACTGTACGAAGGTGGTTTTGGCAAGGCCTTAAAGTTTAAGCAAACTTTTATTTTTGGCGGCTGGATAACCCAAAAGCAATAATCGTAAGGCAGCTTTTTAAATAAAAGTACATTTAAGTAGCATTGAAATTTAACCGAAATAAAAATATGTTCACTGTAGAGGGAGAAATATCATTACCACCTTTGTACCAAGAAATATTGCAACAAAGCGAAGCCTTGAGGTTTAACATGCTGTCGGATTTAAGAACTGGTTCCTTGCTGCGCACTTTAGCAGCGGCAAAGCCTCAAGGTAATTTTCTGGAAATTGGAACCGGTACGGGTTTATCCTTAGCTTGGTTAGCTGCGGGCGCCGACTCGGATACCAAAATTTTATCCATCGATAATGAAGCTTCTTACCAAAAAGTGGCGGTTAATGCTTTTGCTATGGATAAAAGAATAACCTTTATCTGTAAGGATGGTAACGAATGGCTGAACACTTACCAAGGTCCTTCATTCGATTTAATTTTTGCGGATGCCTGGCCCGGTAAGTTTAATGCCTTAGATGAAACGCTGGCCTTGGTTAACGTTGGTGGTTTTTATATAATTGATGATCTGTTACCTCAACCGAATTGGCCAACCGGACACGCGGAAAAAGTAGAAGTTCTGCTAGCCACTTTAAAACAGAAAGAAAATTTTGTCTTTACTATTCTGGATTGGTCAACGGGTCTGATGGTCTTTACCAAAGTAAAAAATTAAATTTAAATCCGGATCTTATTTTAAGAATCCAAATTTTGCTGCCTTAATACCGTATTTCTTTCCCTAATTTTGCCGTTTCAATTTCTGCCAATTTTTATTTGTTTATTGTTTGTACAATTCTTGCTGAAAACCGGTGGGAAAAATTCTGAATCTTCTATCAAAATGAACGTTACCAGCTTTACTTTTAATCCATTTTCCGAAAACACTTATTTGCTGCACGACGACACTAAAGAATGCATAGTAATTGATCCGGGGTGTTACGATAAAAACGAACAGGAAAATTTAACCAATTTTGTCGCGGAACAAGGCTTAAAAATTACAAAACTGGTAAATACCCATTGCCACGTAGATCATGTACTGGGCAACAAATTTATTTCCGATAAGTACCAAGTAGATTTGATTATTCACGAAGCCGATTTGCCTACTTTAAAGGCGGTAGCGGTGTATGCGCCCAGCTACGGTTTTACCCGCTACGAAGAATTATTACCCAGCAAATATTTAAAAGAAGGCGAATTATTACGTTTTGGCAATACCGAGCTGCAGATTTTATTTACGCCCGGTCACGCTCCCGGGCATGTAGTATTTTACCACGCTCCATCAGAACAAGTGATAGGGGGTGATGTTTTGTTTCATCGGAGTATTGGCCGTACCGATTTACCCGGTGGTAATTATGCGACCCTTATTCAGAGTATTAAAACTAAATTATTTACTTTACCCGCTTCCGTTACGGTTTATCCGGGTCATGGGCCAAGCACTACCATTGGCGAAGAAAAAAAGTTTAATCCGTTTCTACGTTAATTTTTTCAGGAATAAAGTTTTAATTATCTGGTTTTCTTAAATCCGGCAACTCTTTAATTATTATTTTTCTATCCATTTAGAACTTAAAATTCTATTCCAACCTTTATTCCTCTGTTCCCTGAAACATGAAAAAATTAATTCCGAATACAATTACCTGCTTAAACTTATTCACGGGTTGTGTCGCTATTTTTGCGGCCTTTCAGGATAGTTTGGCTTTTGCGGCTTTATTGGTTTACCTGGCAGCCATTTTTGATTTTTTAGATGGTATGCTCGCGAGGCTACTCCATGCGTATTCCGAAATAGGCAAACAACTTGACTCGCTCGCGGACATGGTTTCGTTTGGTGTATTACCCGGTGTTATTTTATTTAAGTTAATGCAAAAAGCAATTCGTTCTTCTGAATCGGCATCACTGCTAACGATGGAATTATTCCCTTTTTTTGCTTTTATAATCATTATTTTTTCGGCCCTGCGGTTAGCTAAATTTAACATTGATTCGCGCCAAACTTCTTCCTTTATTGGAGTACCTACTCCTGCCAACACGCTATTAATTGGTTCATTACCCCTAATTCTGGATAACGATATATTTCACCTGCATGATTTTATCTTAAACCCGATTACTTTAAGCCTAATAACCGTAGTGATGAGTTTTTTAATGGTTGCTGAAATCCCCTTATTTGCACTTAAATTCAAGAACTTAACGTGGAAAGATAATTCTATCCGGTTTATTTTCTTATTAATTGCTTTACCCTTACTGTTTCTGCTTAAATTTGCAGCCATTCCGGTGATAATT
This region includes:
- a CDS encoding O-methyltransferase, which produces MFTVEGEISLPPLYQEILQQSEALRFNMLSDLRTGSLLRTLAAAKPQGNFLEIGTGTGLSLAWLAAGADSDTKILSIDNEASYQKVAVNAFAMDKRITFICKDGNEWLNTYQGPSFDLIFADAWPGKFNALDETLALVNVGGFYIIDDLLPQPNWPTGHAEKVEVLLATLKQKENFVFTILDWSTGLMVFTKVKN
- a CDS encoding MBL fold metallo-hydrolase; translated protein: MNVTSFTFNPFSENTYLLHDDTKECIVIDPGCYDKNEQENLTNFVAEQGLKITKLVNTHCHVDHVLGNKFISDKYQVDLIIHEADLPTLKAVAVYAPSYGFTRYEELLPSKYLKEGELLRFGNTELQILFTPGHAPGHVVFYHAPSEQVIGGDVLFHRSIGRTDLPGGNYATLIQSIKTKLFTLPASVTVYPGHGPSTTIGEEKKFNPFLR
- the pssA gene encoding CDP-diacylglycerol--serine O-phosphatidyltransferase, which encodes MKKLIPNTITCLNLFTGCVAIFAAFQDSLAFAALLVYLAAIFDFLDGMLARLLHAYSEIGKQLDSLADMVSFGVLPGVILFKLMQKAIRSSESASLLTMELFPFFAFIIIIFSALRLAKFNIDSRQTSSFIGVPTPANTLLIGSLPLILDNDIFHLHDFILNPITLSLITVVMSFLMVAEIPLFALKFKNLTWKDNSIRFIFLLIALPLLFLLKFAAIPVIIALYIILSLIKPSYS